In Coleofasciculaceae cyanobacterium, one DNA window encodes the following:
- the cobO gene encoding cob(I)yrinic acid a,c-diamide adenosyltransferase translates to MSEATISNEQHKQKMQRRKEVQEKRLAEKNQEKGLIIVNTGNGKGKTTAALGMVMRSLGHGYKVAIVQFIKGAWEPAEKAVLETWQDRLKFHAMGEGFTWDTQDRERDVEKATVAWTKSLEYILDPEYRLVLLDEVNIALKLGYLDVNTVIQGLSQKPLDSHVILTGRGAPQELIAIADLVTEMSLIKHPFREQGVKAQPGIEF, encoded by the coding sequence ATGAGTGAAGCAACAATCAGCAACGAACAGCACAAGCAAAAAATGCAGCGTCGCAAGGAGGTTCAAGAAAAGCGTCTGGCTGAAAAAAATCAGGAAAAAGGTCTAATCATCGTTAACACGGGTAACGGTAAGGGCAAAACAACCGCAGCTCTAGGTATGGTCATGCGATCGCTCGGTCATGGCTATAAGGTGGCAATAGTGCAGTTTATCAAAGGCGCTTGGGAACCTGCCGAAAAAGCGGTGTTAGAAACATGGCAGGATCGGCTAAAATTTCACGCTATGGGGGAAGGATTTACTTGGGACACCCAAGATCGCGAACGAGATGTGGAAAAAGCCACCGTTGCTTGGACAAAAAGTTTAGAGTATATTCTCGATCCTGAATATCGACTAGTTTTGTTGGATGAAGTTAATATCGCACTAAAGCTAGGTTATTTGGACGTTAATACTGTGATTCAAGGTCTATCCCAAAAACCGCTCGACTCCCACGTTATCCTGACAGGAAGAGGTGCGCCCCAGGAACTAATTGCGATCGCCGATTTGGTTACTGAAATGTCTTTAATTAAACATCCATTCCGCGAGCAAGGAGTCAAAGCTCAACCAGGAATTGAATTCTAG
- a CDS encoding branched-chain amino acid ABC transporter permease has translation MIDLQLIVNGIAVGSILALAAIGLTLTYGILNLSNFAHGDFMTLGAYLTWLANTGGLNIWLAMILGAGGTIIAMLIAEYLLWKPMRDRRASDTTLIIISIGLALFVRNGILLLYGGSNQLYLLPVIPALQLGDLRVAYYRIVVVGLAITAIIALHFILQNTKIGKAMRAVADNIDLARVSGINVERVVLWTWVITGTLTALAGGMYGLIAVVRPNMGWFLILPMFASVILGGIGNPYGAIAGAFIIGIAQELSVPLLGSEYKLGVALAIMIFILLLRPQGLFKG, from the coding sequence ATGATCGATCTCCAGCTTATTGTTAACGGCATCGCTGTTGGTAGTATTCTTGCATTGGCTGCTATCGGCTTGACCCTTACTTACGGCATCCTCAATCTTTCTAACTTTGCGCATGGGGACTTTATGACGCTAGGAGCTTATTTAACCTGGTTAGCTAACACTGGGGGGTTAAATATCTGGCTGGCAATGATTTTAGGGGCGGGGGGAACAATTATTGCCATGTTGATTGCCGAATATCTGCTCTGGAAACCAATGCGCGATCGCCGTGCTAGCGATACGACTCTAATTATTATTTCCATTGGACTTGCTTTGTTCGTGCGGAACGGAATTTTGCTGCTCTATGGCGGTAGTAATCAACTTTATCTCTTACCCGTAATACCTGCTTTACAGTTGGGAGATCTAAGAGTTGCTTATTATCGGATCGTAGTAGTTGGTTTAGCGATCACCGCTATCATTGCCCTACATTTTATTTTACAAAACACAAAAATCGGTAAAGCAATGCGGGCTGTTGCCGACAACATAGATTTAGCCAGAGTTTCAGGCATAAATGTTGAACGAGTTGTTCTCTGGACATGGGTAATTACAGGAACTTTAACTGCCTTGGCTGGAGGAATGTATGGTTTGATTGCCGTGGTGCGTCCTAATATGGGTTGGTTTTTGATTCTGCCGATGTTTGCCTCAGTCATTTTGGGTGGCATTGGTAATCCCTACGGCGCGATCGCCGGCGCGTTTATTATCGGCATTGCTCAAGAGTTGAGTGTTCCCCTCTTAGGCTCAGAATATAAGTTGGGAGTCGCTTTAGCAATTATGATCTTTATTCTGCTGCTACGTCCTCAAGGACTTTTTAAAGGATAA
- a CDS encoding DUF6464 family protein, translating into MTNISANFVIKLALILLLSILPSLVYLLIFQKAKKRWQTRLRRAQILTTYNHHRGRLYHDPYRYTGDTHPLRDRRRPVTKYFIGDTTCVNNAHSPYIRCAINPEGPCDECVHYEKHHNCN; encoded by the coding sequence ATGACTAACATTTCTGCCAATTTTGTCATCAAGCTAGCTCTTATCCTCCTATTAAGTATTTTGCCATCCTTAGTTTATTTGCTCATATTTCAGAAAGCTAAGAAACGCTGGCAGACGAGGTTAAGACGCGCCCAAATCTTAACTACTTACAATCATCATCGAGGTAGACTATACCACGATCCCTATCGCTACACTGGCGATACCCATCCCTTGAGAGATCGTCGTAGACCAGTGACTAAATATTTCATTGGCGACACTACCTGTGTCAATAATGCACACTCTCCTTATATTCGCTGTGCCATCAATCCTGAAGGTCCTTGCGATGAGTGTGTACATTACGAAAAGCATCATAATTGTAATTGA
- the speD gene encoding adenosylmethionine decarboxylase: MEKMGTHLIVDAWQAPAELLNDPEAIRKALLQAISAGKATLIDLSVHQFSPHGVTATATLAESHIAIHTWPEHGYFAADLFFCGTGQPERAMRVLQTALKARQVKIQELKRGFIPLVLS; this comes from the coding sequence ATGGAAAAAATGGGAACTCATCTAATTGTAGATGCTTGGCAAGCACCAGCTGAATTACTCAACGATCCCGAAGCAATACGCAAAGCATTACTGCAAGCTATCTCTGCGGGCAAAGCAACTCTAATAGACTTAAGTGTTCATCAGTTCAGCCCTCATGGTGTAACCGCAACAGCAACCTTAGCAGAGTCTCATATTGCAATTCATACTTGGCCAGAACATGGTTATTTTGCTGCCGATTTGTTTTTTTGTGGGACGGGTCAGCCCGAAAGAGCAATGAGGGTTTTGCAAACGGCTTTAAAAGCGCGACAGGTAAAAATACAAGAACTTAAACGTGGCTTTATACCATTAGTACTAAGTTAA